The Bos javanicus breed banteng chromosome 21, ARS-OSU_banteng_1.0, whole genome shotgun sequence genome includes a region encoding these proteins:
- the SSTR1 gene encoding somatostatin receptor type 1 — MFPNGTASSPSSPSPSPGSCGEGGGSRGPGAGAADGMEEPGRNASQNGTLSEGQGSAILISFIYSVVCLVGLCGNSMVIYVILRYAKMKTATNIYILNLAIADELLMLSVPFLVTSTLLRHWPFGALLCRLVLSVDAVNMFTSIYCLTVLSVDRYVAVVHPIKAARYRRPTVAKVVNLGVWVLSLLVILPIVVFSRTAANSDGTVACNMLMPEPAQRWLVGFVLYTFLMGFLLPVGAICLCYVLIIAKMRMVALKAGWQQRKRSERKITLMVMMVVMVFVICWMPFYVVQLVNVFAEQDDATVSQLSVILGYANSCANPILYGFLSDNFKRSFQRILCLSWMDNAAEEPVDYYATALKSRAYSVEDFQPENLESGGVFRNGTCTSRITTL, encoded by the coding sequence ATGTTCCCCAATGGCAccgcctcctctccctcctctcctagCCCCAGCCCAGGCAGCTGCGGCGAAGGCGGCGGCAGCAGGGGCCCCGGGGCCGGCGCTGCAGACGGGATGGAAGAACCGGGGCGAAACGCGTCCCAGAACGGGACCTTGAGCGAGGGCCAGGGCAGCGCTATCCTCATCTCTTTCATCTACTCCGTGGTGTGCCTGGTGGGGCTCTGTGGGAACTCCATGGTCATCTACGTGATCCTGCGCTACGCCAAGATGAAGACGGCCACCAACATCTACATCCTCAACCTGGCCATCGCCGATGAGCTGCTCATGCTCAGCGTGCCCTTCCTGGTCACCTCCACATTGCTTCGCCACTGGCCCTTCGGCGCGCTACTCTGCCGCCTCGTGCTCAGCGTGGACGCAGTCAACATGTTCACCAGCATCTACTGTCTGACTGTGCTTAGCGTGGACCGCTACGTGGCCGTGGTGCACCCCATCAAGGCCGCACGCTACCGCCGGCCCACCGTGGCCAAGGTGGTGAATCTGGGCGTGTGGGTGCTGTCGCTGCTCGTCATTCTGCCCATCGTGGTCTTCTCGCGCACGGCGGCCAACAGCGACGGCACGGTGGCCTGCAACATGCTCATGCCCGAGCCTGCCCAGCGCTGGCTGGTGGGCTTCGTGTTGTACACTTTCCTCATGGGCTTCCTGCTGCCCGTCGGGGCCATCTGCTTGTGCTACGTGCTCATCATCGCCAAAATGCGCATGGTGGCCCTCAAGGCCGGCTGGCAGCAGCGCAAGCGCTCGGAGCGCAAGATCAccctgatggtgatgatggtggtgatggtgtttgTCATCTGCTGGATGCCTTTCTATGTGGTGCAGCTAGTCAACGTGTTCGCGGAGCAGGACGACGCCACGGTGAGCCAGCTGTCGGTCATCCTCGGTTACGCCAACAGCTGCGCCAACCCCATCCTCTACGGCTTCCTTTCAGACAACTTCAAGCGCTCTTTCCAGCGCATCCTTTGCCTCAGCTGGATGGACAACGCCGCCGAGGAGCCGGTCGACTACTATGCCACGGCCCTCAAGAGCCGCGCTTACAGCGTGGAGGACTTCCAGCCCGAGAACCTGGAGTCCGGCGGCGTCTTCCGTAATGGCACCTGCACGTCCAGGATCACGACCCTCTGA